The sequence below is a genomic window from Carassius carassius chromosome 45, fCarCar2.1, whole genome shotgun sequence.
GAAACTCTTGTGCACCTCTGGCCTGCGTTACTGATGTTATATTAAATCATGTCTACTAATTTCTTGATTATTAGAACGTACTGAACGTGTATTTTAGCACCAGCACCAAGAAAAACAACAAACTCTGTAGCTCCGGCCATCATCTTGGCATGAGCTGACACTCTCAGCACTGAGGGTTGGAAATTCTCAAGGCTTTGAATGCAGTGGTGCATTGTGGGTTATGTAATTTGGTAACGAACTTCACTCCTTATTGAATGCCAGAAAGATTTTACACTGAAATGTTCAACCTGAAACGTTTATTCAGAATAAAACCCATTTTTCTGTACTAGTGCCTTTTTAAATGCTTTGCTGTTCCCTTTTTTCTTCTCTAACACTCTTAAAGGTCACTGGTGAAGACCTCCGCCATCATTGGACTGTTTAACGGCTTCAAACTGCTTCCTGACTTTAACTCTAAAGCCTCTTGTGCCATTTCATTCAGATAGTTCCCTCACAGAACCTCATGTTATCCAGTTACTCGACAGATATCATCATATGATCAACTACACCTCCAATAAAAAGAATTTAACACGATTTGACTCGAAAATGTTCAGATGGTCTATATTAATGTGATGATGAATATTGGTTCTGGATTGGAACTATCCTAAAGAAATGGCATGTGTTACCTCAGCCATAAAATCCTTCTTTCACGTTCCTGTGTATTTCTGTGTTTTGGTTTGAGCCGGTTAGCCAGCACTTCCCACTATCCTCCACCTAGGATAGAAAGGGGCCTTAAACTCATGTCAAAGGTGAAACCAATACTTCTTTTATAAAAGTTGTACATGCTGGAAAACAGGTTGTACCAGCTAATGTTGGCCAAGTTGGATTTTGCTGCTTCGATGCTGGTCCAGAAAAGTCTGCCAGGTCAGAACCAAGTCCATGATCTGGAAAGTCAACTGACCAACCATCTAGCAGAGTTTATTTAATCGATAAGTGATTAGAATGATAGCAATAATGACTAAAACCCACTTAATAGTTGTAAAATCACTGCAGGGCATGGCTTtgatggggaagttgtggcctagtggttagaaagtttgactcctcaccctaaggttgtgggtttgagtctctcAACCACAGCTTGACCTTCATTAGTGATGGGAATGTTTTGACCCTGCACAGGCTGCTGTGGAACAACCAAGAGAAAATCAGCCAGTTTTTGTCTAGAAACAGCTGAGCAGATCTGTGAAAGACTTGTGTTATCATCCAGCTCATGCGGTCAGTATCAGAGAGACTGTTATTGGAAGTGAAAATGCAGTGTTTAGATTCTTGAAATTGTGCACATTCAAATGTCTGTATTTGGTTAGTAACTGAtttgcatttttttctctcttttctaaaCTTGTTTCTCTCTGATCCTATTTTTATTGGTTAATTACAGGGGACagctgttttgttgtgaaagttaTTATTCATCACTTTGAATGACAGGGTCATTGTATTAATACAACAGTAAAATATTGTAATGCAAGCatactttttatttcttaaatttttttcaaaTCCTCATTGAAGTTTCAGTTaatcagagaatatttttccaaaCTCCAGGGATCATAAAGCAGTTGGAAAGAGGCACTTTGTTAAGATGGCCACCCTGCTTGCTTACCTGGGTCCCCCAGAACCTGTTGCAGATACTCATTGGTCCAAATTAAAAATCACAAAGGCTTTTGTTCAGAGATTTATTGCTTCTAAAAACAATTAGTTAACTAACAACAGCTTACAGATGCATAGTtttacctacttttgattaaattATGCAGATATTACAgcattttacagaaataaataaataaaaaactctgCTTGTTTAATAATGGTTGTGAATAGTgcaaatatttttcatatttgaaatatatgtttCTCTAATGTTAAGCAAAAAGGTGTTTGTTACAAGCTGCATAACCTCTACGAAAGTTCCATAGCATTTCAGAAAGACTATTAAGTCTCAAAAGAGTCTCGTATTATTGTCTGCCTTCAAAGCATAAGGGAGGTTGATGGTCACTGTATCATCTGTAGAAAGCTCAAAGTCATGAACATAAGCAGCAGAAGTTTGCAGCAGCTGGTCATGGAGGAAGTGGAGGAACTGCCGATGAGGGCGCTGAGACTTGGTCCTTTAGGAGTCTGGAATGTGTTGTTTTTGGAGCTGGGTGATGTGGTGTTGTTCATAGTCCCATTCGTGCTGGCCGAGGTGCTGGTCGAGGTGCTGATTGAAATTGCGCTGTTTGGATTCTGGTTCCCATTGTTCCCATTCTGATTACCACCGTTGTTTTTGGCGGTGGTGGTAGTGGTGTTAAACGGATAAATAGTAGTAGTGTCTAAACTAAGGACCTGCATACATCCGAACATCACAGCAAGCAGAACCACATACATGTCCACTTTTAGAGCCATATCTCTGATCTGAGAAGAACATAACACAAAAATCTGATCAGTATAGAAGTataaacacttctttttttattagctgCATAATGATGTTTAATACATATGAGCAGTTTTTTAAAATACATGATTAATTTATGtttatagagttgagtatcattcggaattgaattttaatttgtgAACATCAGTCCAAAGAAATAATTTAGAGCATAGAACAATATTTAGAATGTTCCCTGGGTACTCACCGTCGGTGATCCACCTAAATAATGCTGATGTTTTATCTCTGCGAGTGGTGATGTGCAGTGTCTCTAAACACATGCTGACGCTTTTAATAAGGCACCAGTGGAAGAAGTCACATGGTTCTTCAAAAAGGAGGGTCAGTGATGGAAAGTTGATGCTGACAAGATTTCCCTTTGTTTAACAAATAGTTTGTTTGCTTTTCATGAGGTATCAGGGTGACAATTGGAAGACTGGCTTGAGTTGCTGGGTTTACAACAAAAGATTTCCACATATAGTTAGGTCTATATTCCTACATACTGTAGCTGGGTAACCTGATTTAACAGTTTATCACTGCTATTAGTAATAACAGGCTTTCTAAAGGTTTTGTGTTCTGTCAGAAGAGTCAACCGTGATAATGAAAGTCTGATGTGAGAAAAATAAAACCTGCTTTCCCAGCTGGAAAATCCTGTTAACATCAGGTTTAAAGCTACATGTTTGTGGATggattatcagctgtttgggagCGGAAGGTGCTGGTAGACCATCTTGAATCAAGCGTAATGTTTGTCAGTTGTTTTTGGAACTTGGCAGGCCATTTTCTAGTCATTATGGTGACTGATTTATTACTttaagtaaaacttttttttcaaatgacatTCAAATGGAATTTGTTTTGACTATGGGTGGACAAGTAATATGTTGTTGTAGCCAAGTGGTGAAAGTTTGGCTGGTTTCTATCAGTGATTAACCCCTGCTAGTAAATGTTTTGTGCTAATTTTGCGGTGTTGTGCTCATTCCTTTGCGTTGCGGCTTGTTTCCGATGTGTTGTGATAATTTCGTTGTTGTAGCTggttgttgtgttgtggcttgtttctgttgcgtTGTACTAgtttcgttgtgttgtgcatgGTTGTGCACTATACTGGCCAtcgtacttatttttttatattttcataaaatgttaagcataaacaatatttgaaaatatgtgTTATCTATTTACCGTACATTAATTCATAGTTTGACTAAAGGACCCTCATAGCCCTTGCATCATGGCCGTCAGGAGGAGAGTACAGCAGACTGATGTGTAGAGTGAACCCACACTGCATCCTGAGCTTGTGTTTTGGCTGAGGTTCTGATTGGGTCTCTTCACACAGCCGGTTCAGGGACCCTGGCAGGATCTGGACCAGAGTGTTGTGGAATATATCCACCTCCTCCAGGTTTTGGGGCATGTTGGTAGGTAACATCCAGAACTTGTTACGACTAGGATTGAGAGCCTTCAGGTTTGGGAGCGTGTTTTGATGAAGACCACACGCTTCAGCTTATTGACGTAATTATGGTGAGTCTAAATCTGATAATATTACGTTTCTGATTAGGCCTGATGACAGTAAGTCTGATTAATGGAAGTGATGCAAACTAGTCTGACTATAATGAGTAAAGCAATTTGTGTCAGATTATAttgggataaaagcgtctgaCCTCTGTGAATCTCACTATAGTATATCTGATGGCAACTAATGACTGAGTCTGAATTTAAGTGAATTTGAATATACAGTAGTATAAGTGATAAAAATGGCAGTTTTTATTCTGATTATAGTGAGTGGCAGCAGTGAGGCTGATTATAGTTTGTGTTGATACTAAATATAATTATAGGAAGTGTGGTTGTTAGTCTTATATAATCTTTGCTAATgattacaaaaagtatttttatgcatTCTGCCTCTTTTGTTTGCAGTAGTGAGGTTAGTCAAAGCATTGGCATAAATTCTGAGATTGACAATCAGTGTTAAGCATGCAAACGTACATCAGAGATGTGAAGTTCTTCATGTAGGGGTTCTGCAGATTTGCGTGCTCCTAGTTCTGCTTGACTTTCTAAGCACACGCTTAGAAAAAGCAGCATTTATATATCATTTGCATAAAAGCTTGTTCATATCATGCCATACAACCTGAAAATGTGTGATTGTGAGTCTAATCCTTCCTCAGGCAAACCTTGCTGCTTTGTGATTCACTTGCCTTCTTGACATCACATGTGCTTGTTTTTCCTGTCCTCCTTTTTGTGTTTCAGTTTCTCTCCATCCCTCACTTCTTTTTTTCCTGCTTGATCTTCAGATTAACAACTCTGATCTGTTATCTTTTATGCTATTCTTGTTTTATGCTGCAGTAAAATCCAAATTCCGTCTTTCTCTGTGCGGGTCCCTTTCTGGGATCACTATGATAGCAGAGGAGAGAGAAAGGCAATGAGGAGAGATGAAGTAGAGTCTACACCCTGgtacaagaaagagagagatgaagtGCTGACATCTCTGTTTCCTCTTTAGGATTCCCTCATTCagcatccatttcctctgctttttctTTTCGGCGCTCTCCCCCTCCCTCTTTCCTATTTTCATTCTATCTTCATTCATTAAGCAACACTTAACCTGTAATTCAGGTCTGAAAATGTTTTGTCTGAATTTTAAATGACTGGGATGAAGTATGATGAAAAATACTAATTCCAACTGGGAAAAATTCTAAAATGAACACAATTTCTGATCTTGCAGAAATTTCAATAGAGTCCTAATTTTTTGAATTTTGTTATTCTGATTATGCTGTTGTCTATCAGTAAGAGTACCGTACTGTCATCTCCATTTAACACATTTGACCATGTTTCTGAGTCCATGTTCATGAATCAGTTCCTCTCAGATTTTCCCACACAATCAGCACATACTGTAAAACTcagtgtttaaatgaaaacgctAATAATGAAGCAGTTCTTAATTCTAAGTGTAGTATAATTCCTAGCACACTTTTTGGTAACTGATTTAAAGTTCTTCACCACTGTGTCCTTGCCCGGGGtaggtgtgtgtgcgttttgaaCAAAAGAGAGCTTTTTCTTCCTCTCCCTCTTTCTTCCTCAATCGCTTCATTCTAGCAGAGCCTGCTAATGCTGCCCAGTAATGACACATCCTCTTTCTTCTAATGTAGCTttgctctgtgtgtgagtgtgtgatgctTTATATTGTGTGCGTCAAGCAGAAATGGCATAGTCAGACAATTTAGCTAAATCCATCTGCACTCAGCTCTTATTTTACATGTGCTGACTAGTTTCTACCCTTAGTTCACAAATCCCCACTCCATTTCGAATGATTCTGTAGTAGAATAAATGTCTTGGGTTTTTGTGAAACAGTTTTAGATATATGATTTGTCATACTTGGTTTGCACCCACTCATGCTTTGCGTTGGTTTGTCTGTCTCAGTTAGCAGATCATTGTTGGCGTAATTTTCCTTTGGCATTGAATCTGCTGTAGGTCCTTGATTTGTCAAGTCTGATCGAGACTCTTCTGTTTCAGTGGGTTGGATATTGGACCGTTTAGTTGAAATCCAAGATGGATTTTTCTGTGTTCTTGATATCATAAATCCATGACTCATGACTGATGTGGTATGAATATGTTTTTCTGAAGGTTTTGGATTTGGAGTGAACATCATAATGAGCTTGAACTAGGTTGCGATGATCACACTCCATCTGTGGGAGCTTGAGTTGATGTGTCCTTTACCAACGGGAAACTTGTATGGGACTTCATTTTGCAGAGGattgtatatttgtttgtttttgtgcgctgtgattgtgttTAGGGGTGCACCAATACCACTTTTTCCAGTACTCACCCGATACCaatccttttatttttattactttccaATACCTAGCAccgatatttttattgcatttgtaaaatttttaaatattgggTACAGAAAAACCAAAAGAGTATGTACTGTATAATATTAGCTGGTTAACTTcatttattaaatggacacaatcaaaccaaaatgtattcagacatcttcaacatttctcacattatcacagtttattataGTTTTGAAGATAGTAATAAAGTATGACAAGAACTCAAATTCAGCTTGATAATGTTAGATACAGTAACTCTGATAGAAAGGTGTATATAATGGATATAATGAACCTTTTCACACCTTCCATTGAAGTGTGTCTGTGTTGGTGGGGTCAGAGTTTGTGGTCAAAGTGCCAACAAATAAATGGTCTATGTATAGCTCCATTATAATATTTGATATGTTATGGCTATAGAGAGAGTGCAAAGCATGTAACATTTAACcttgtgttttatatattcaacaaggtttatatttcatataaaatattgtttCTTCAAGAGATTGTAATATGGTATGTGTATAATAGTCACAACAGTTCTTCCCAATGATGTTGGAATTCAGtccaatatgtaaaaaaatttcTAGTTGGAATGTTTTAACAAAATTACACTTAAACAATAAAGCTTCTTAGATGAAATGTATAGTATCTTACCATTTCTAAGCTGTTCCTCTGTCTCTCATCACAAAGATCAGAATCAGAAGTCAGAGGAGACGATCCATTTATCAACTGCCCTGGATGGTTTGCTTTTCTATTTATGACATGCTGAGAATATATTGTGCTAGATCACGTGAGTATGTGTTAAGTGTGAATGAAAAGCAGAAATGTTGATGTGGCTGTAAAATGGTGTATTTTCTCATGGTGGTGTGATGctgcaaaataaaatctaattaatttatctaattaaaTTTTACCTGAGTTTTGATCCAGATGAGAAACACCAAGTCGTGTCTAGTTTCAAGGTTTGAAATAAAGACACAGAATTGTATTATtcttaaaaacacaaaactgCACAGTCATTTTctaatcaggttttttttttacaaataaaatttgaACATCCTTAAAACTAGCTCAGTTTAATCGTAAAATTGGATGAATCTGATTGACTTCagagaaaatatttttcattaagtTAATTTCTCTTAACATATtggcaactattttttttttaatttgttgttgttttaaacataaaaacgaaagcaataaatatatatattaccaaaTAATAGTCATCACACAGTcaagtatatatacatttttaaggatgtttcaatatttatttttaggtgacagaaaaatacatatttgttatttaaaatacagacaacttaaatgcacacacatataaaacatgGTCATACAATATTGCTATAGCCTAAAATAAGGAGAGACAATGTGGAGAGTGACAGGCTTAattgctgaattttcagaattttATACTTCTAGAATTTCACTATAGAATACAGTAGAATTTTATACTTTAATATCTCAGACATATGCAGTAGATAACAGTTAAAGCTTAAGCAGGTGCAGACTTGAAATGCCACCAGGGGGAGTTGTGACACCAGTTTAAGTGTGTGATCGTGATCACTCCCCTGTGTCGGAGCTCTCTGGTGCTTTTGCATCAGACTTAGGACTGTTCTCTTGGGTGATGTCTCCATTCGGGTCCATCACAGGCGGCTCAGTGCTGGGCTGATCTGTGTCATTCTTCTCCTCAGTCTTGTTCTCCTGATCCTCTTCACGCTCCTCTTGTGCTGTGGTGACCTCTGATAGCATGAAGCAGGTCTCAGTTGGATGCCTGTCCACTTGGCATTCATCCCGGCATGGTGATTCACTCTTTTCTCTTCTGGCATGTCGGTCAATGCTGTCGTAACGAGACTGGAGACTAGAGATAATTCCTCTCAGGTGACAAACCTGACAGGCGCATATCAGCGTGGTCAGCAACAATGCCAAGCAGCCCACTGTGAGAGCAGCCACGATCAGTTGCAGGCTATGTTTATGAGTTGGTAGAAAGAAAATACAGTGTCCATCCTCAGGTTTAGGAGTGGCCGGAGTGCAGAATTTATCTAAAGATATTTCCATTGCATTGTTTAGTTTTGATGAATTTCTGTTATTATTGTATGTTGTCAAGGACACTTTTGTGTCCATTGTCATAGAAGTGTTATCTGTTCTTACACTATTATTGTCTTCCTTTGAGACCGTTGTGTCGGTGTTGGTGGTTTCATTTCCTTGCTCATCAGCATGTGCCGATCCGAAGAGCAatgcaaaatacacaaaacaaacgGTTCTGGTACTTATCATGGTTCTGCAAGACATAAGAGAAAGGgaacgtttttattttattttatttttactttctgttattttattgttttgcattatttatatatacttacCATTTTTCTAGAAATTAAtatctaaaattaaatgtaattcaaTTAATGTAATTCAAAAATTGGTGACAATAATGAAGCATGACAAAAACAAGTGTATAAATCTTATTATGCAGATGTTCgtgtatgtataaaatgtataaatgtatattcaattcaatatatatacagcatatgtgtacatattttttattctttatagtTCTTCATATAGAATTCatcttttaaatgtacaaattttcattagtttttgAGATACCCATAGTGTGTATCATGAAACGTAGTATATTAGGaactatatatatttgtatatataatttataaactttaattaatttttgtaaGACTTTGGGTCATTATTTCATGAAAGTACTGAAATGAAATTGAGGCGCTTGATCCTCAAAACAAAGTAAATGGTTTCTTACCTTTTGGGTCTGTTACTGGTTTGTTCTGAGGTACTGTTGTCTGAAGAGCTCGAACGACTCTGCGTGAGTGTATGCACACTGTAAATTTCAGCACTAGAGCCTTTTTTGAGAAGTGgtcattttaaaatttaactCTCATTAACTACCGATGAGTTTCCTGTCTGTTGTTTCACTTCTGTTTGGGCTCTTATATTAGACATGCAAATGAACCGCTCTGAATTGTGAattttgtcacatttatttaaggctagttatatgcacaaagacCTTATTAGACTGCTTTTTTTTTGGTAAGATTTTGCCCATGTTTTCAGTCTGTTTTGACATTTAGTCTGTTTTTATAACCTTTAAGCTTTTATGATGACAGTTGAAAATTCTCAAGGATATCTTGGTCAATCTAATAATAACAGCATTCGATGGGTTTGCAGGACTTTGTTTCCATTTTGTCTGTTTTCCTCTTCCTCATAGGTTCAAGACGGGACAGATTAATGGGGACTTACTCATATACCATGTCCTTCTCACACTCTAACCATACTACGCCAAATCAAATGAGCTTGTAGTGGACTTGACACATGCTGGTCCGAGCAACCGCTTCAAGACAAGCTTCCTCTCcaaattatttgttgtttttccaGGATTTGCTTACGAGAATGTGGCCGCCATCTACATCTATAACTGTAACACATGGGTACGAGAATACACCTAGTACCATGAGAGACTGCTGGCAGGTCTCAAAGGCAGCAAGAAGTTACTGTTCAACAATAGATGTTGGTAAAACTGTTTTAGAAAGTCTGCGAAACATTAGGAAACTGGTTTCCTAGTGGAATAAGTCTGTTTCGTTGCTCTATGGCTCTGACCAACCAAAATTATATTTACTAAAACCCACacacaataatgtacaataactgTAATTCTTTGAAAGCCAATAATTTTCTGAGAAAAATGACACCCTGCACTTGAAGATACCACATTGTGTTATAATTTTATactcaaaaatacaaaatgagtGAAAACAGCATATTTTAGCTAAGTgcatggtgtatatatatataattccttcTCAGCTCTTCTGAGGCATTGCTGTTAATTTAACTGGGTTAAACTGTTTTAAGAATAAAGCAGAACATTTTTATCAAAGTCCCTTTGTGTCCACAGTACATTGTGTGCAAAAGCTTGAAAGTTGAAATTCATATGTCATTTCAAAATTATGCCATCATTAATGTACTGTTTGTCAGTATTCTAAGGGACCAAGTCACCATTTTAGTTGAGGGGCCACAAACAGGATAAGTTAATGCTTATGTAACCTTtggctaaatataaaaaaaacctgaGTACGCCACCTAGGATACTGCTCCACCCAggagagtaaaaataaataaataaataataccccAAAAAGAGAATTTAACCAAGAAGAATTACAACAAAAAGAAAGGACCCTGCTCATTCGATTTGCATCAAAGACAGAGACGTGACTTTCCAAAAAGTATACAAAATTTATTCCGCACAAGGAGAATCATAAATTTAAAACATCCAAAAAAAAGATCTCATACAAATTACCAATTAAATACCCACAATTAATAAGAGACCATAATAAACCTACTTTAACAGAAAGGGACAAGCCACACAGCAAATCAGTGAACAAAGTTTCTTATGACAAgtgatcaacaaaaaaaaaaaaaaaaaaaaccataccaAGAGGAAACAAATACACTCCGGCTTCTGTTAAGCTTCAATGTCACAGTTCAAATAATCAAATGTGGATATACACTGGCAAATGAATTTgtaattacaaagaaaaacaaaaaggaagTAGTATTACACAGACAATCAGAATGACATATTTAACAATCACTACTATTACTAATATTTAAGATCGTTCAAGCTACTTTAAACTGACCCAGCTACCAGCGTGTTAGTTGGCTATAACAGCCCATAGAACACGCCTGTCTAATATCTCAACACAGTTCATAACGAGCAAGGCTCGTTAAAGAGCTCGGTGGGTACAGCGGTTCAAAACTGCAACGTCCCTGCGGTCAGTCGTGCAAACAGTACAACAGTGACACACAAACagatcaacctgtcctccaaccaatacgctcgtataggtcgtttgtccaaatccctgaaatacaacccatcagagcgtattctacaattgcgcccc
It includes:
- the LOC132127350 gene encoding uncharacterized protein LOC132127350, producing MISTRTVCFVYFALLFGSAHADEQGNETTNTDTTVSKEDNNSVRTDNTSMTMDTKVSLTTYNNNRNSSKLNNAMEISLDKFCTPATPKPEDGHCIFFLPTHKHSLQLIVAALTVGCLALLLTTLICACQVCHLRGIISSLQSRYDSIDRHARREKSESPCRDECQVDRHPTETCFMLSEVTTAQEEREEDQENKTEEKNDTDQPSTEPPVMDPNGDITQENSPKSDAKAPESSDTGE